Genomic segment of Dehalococcoidia bacterium:
GCAAGGATATCAGGGGCGTGACATCCTCAAAGACCACTTCAACCGGCATGTCGATCTTCAGATCTTCCCATTGGCATTCCACGATATTGGTCATCATGCGCACACCCTCTTCCAGATCGACAAGCGCCAGGCAGTAGGGAACATCTTTCTGAAAAGCCTGCAAGGGGGGCCTGTTCGACACGGTGAAGGAATATATCTTCCCTCTCCCGCTTACCCTGGACCATTCGGTGTTATAGGAAAAGCAATTGGGACAGATGGAGCGAGGATAGAATCTGAACTTCCCGCAATCCCGGCACTTCTGGAGCCAGAGCTCATGCTTCTTCGCCTTCTCCCAGAATGGCCTTGTTTCTTCGTGGATAGCAGGCAGGGGTTTCTTATAATCCACCATTTCAATCCCTCCCCAGGATGACCGTCGAACTGGAGGAAAGCGCCACACCGATGCCGTTGCACAGAACCACACGAGCCCCCGGTACTTGCCTCTCCCCGCATGTGCCCCTGAGCTGACGCACCGCTTCAATCAGGAGAAAGATGCCGTACATCCCGCTGTGAGTAAAGGACAGCCCCCCACCATTGGTGTTCATCGGAAATTTGCCCCCGGGAGCAGTGGTCTGCCCGGTTACAAAAAAGCCGCCCTCTCCCTTCCGGCAAAACCCCAGATCCTCCAGTTGCAACAGCACGGTGATGGTAAAGCAGTCATACAGTTCCGCCACATCGATATCTTTGGCGGTGAGCCCGGCCATTTTGAAGGCGGCTTCCCCCGAAATTTTGGCTGAGGTGCAGGTCAAATCGGGCATACTGGATATTCCCATGTGGCTATGAGATTCCCCACATCCCAGTATCCATGCCGGTGGATGCCTTAGATTCCTGGCGCGCTCCGCGGAAGTCACGATGATGGCTCCACCGGCATCGGTGACTAGGCAGCAATCGAGCAGGTGAAGCGGCGAGCAGATCATGGGCGAATGGATAACGTCCGCAATCGTAATCGGGGTTCTCATCATGGCCAGCGGGTTCAGCGAGGCCCACTTCCGTGTGGCCACGGCAATTTCCGCCAACTGTTCGCTCGTTGTGCCATACTGATACATATGGCGTTGCGCAGCCAGGGCATAACTGCCCGTCAGCCATCCCCCATAGGGCATTTCAAACTGGGCCATCGAAGACGTGGGCTCGTTTAGCGCTGTCAGAAACACACCGCGCTTTCTATCCGAATAAGTCGTTGCGGCATAACAAATCAGCACTGTATGACAAATCCCTGCCGCGATAGCCGCTGCCGCATGCTGGACATGCA
This window contains:
- a CDS encoding Zn-ribbon domain-containing OB-fold protein, producing MVDYKKPLPAIHEETRPFWEKAKKHELWLQKCRDCGKFRFYPRSICPNCFSYNTEWSRVSGRGKIYSFTVSNRPPLQAFQKDVPYCLALVDLEEGVRMMTNIVECQWEDLKIDMPVEVVFEDVTPLISLPKFRPTPVI
- a CDS encoding acetyl-CoA acetyltransferase; amino-acid sequence: MGTLTKKAAIVGVAESDCGIVPDKSQMELIAQATSRALNDAGLKKSDIDGLCCSGIFGLATMEVGEYLNIQPRFTDATHAGGASFEMHVQHAAAAIAAGICHTVLICYAATTYSDRKRGVFLTALNEPTSSMAQFEMPYGGWLTGSYALAAQRHMYQYGTTSEQLAEIAVATRKWASLNPLAMMRTPITIADVIHSPMICSPLHLLDCCLVTDAGGAIIVTSAERARNLRHPPAWILGCGESHSHMGISSMPDLTCTSAKISGEAAFKMAGLTAKDIDVAELYDCFTITVLLQLEDLGFCRKGEGGFFVTGQTTAPGGKFPMNTNGGGLSFTHSGMYGIFLLIEAVRQLRGTCGERQVPGARVVLCNGIGVALSSSSTVILGRD